DNA from Acidobacteriota bacterium:
ATCCTGCCGCAGGCTCACCGCCCCCAGGATGTGGGACGCCAGCCGGCCGTTGGGATAGACCCGGCGGTTCTCCTGGAGGAGGCCGACGCCGGCCAGATTGAGGGCCAGAATCCGCTGGGCTTCGTCGTGGCCGATGAAGCGGCGGATGTAACGGAACTTGAGCGGTCCGTTCATCTTGACCAGGATCTGGCGGGCGTCCAGCCCGAGCACGCGGCCCAGCTCGCGGGCGGCCGTGTCCTTGTCCTGGATCTCGGGAGTGTACACGTACACCGAATCGAACGGGATGCTGGCTGCCAGCGGCTCCAGACGACAGTCCAGGATCCGGCCCCGGGTGGCCGGGACCTTGATGATGTCCTCCTGTTGGCCGCGGGACTGCCGGGCCAGCTCGTCAGCCTGGAACACCTTCAAATAGAAGACCTTCCCAAGCACCAGGAGCTGCCACGCGCAGACGACCCCTACAAACAGGAGAAGCCGCTTCTTGTGGAGCAGCGTGTTGTCCATCCAGTCCTTGCCCTAACCTGAACGTGCCTTACCTTGCCTCGCCTGACGGTTTCGCCGCATCGGCCGGCGCGGCGTTCATGGCCAGCCGCTCGGCTTGCCCGGCCGAGAGTCTGGACGTGTCCACGAAATGCACCTGGGCGAGATCCAGGGGTTTGAAGCCCAGGCGCCGCGCCTCCGCCTCGAGACGGTCGGGCGCGGTCAACGCGCATTCCATCATCTGAATGGCCGAACGCTCCTGCTCCAGGCGGCCGAGCTCGGCCTTGGCCTGTTCCATCTGGTAATCCAGGGCGACCAGCCGATTGGGGATGTAGATGTATCCCAGACCCAACAGGAAAATCAGGATGATCCCCAGGACGACATAGATGATCTCCCGGGTGCTTTCATCCCGGTTGCGGTGCTTAACCCGATAGTTGCTGACTTTCCTGTCGATGACTTGGCCAACCATTTGTTTCCCCTTTCCGCGCGCCCCGTCGGGCGCACGGGCTCAAATCCGTTCCGCGACCCGCATCTTGGCGCTCCGCGCCCTCGGGTTGAGCCGGATCTCTTCGGCCGTCGGCACCTCCGGCTTGCGGGTGATCAACCGGACGCGCTCCCGGCGCGGGCAGCCGCACAAGTCGGGCGGTCGCCGGCAGATGCAGTGTCCGGCCAGAAGCTGGAAGTTCCGCTTGACGATCCGGTCCTCGAGCGAATGGAAGCTGATGACCACGAGCCGTCCGCCGGGGAGCAGCAGGTCGACCATCTTCTGGACCAGGTCGCCCAGCCCTTCGAGTTCGTTGTTTACGGCGATCCGCAGCGCTTGAAAGGTGCGGGTGGCCGGGTGGATCTGGCCGGGTCGGCGCGGCCCCAGGGCCCGCTCCACGATGTCGGCCAGCTCGGCGGTGGAGGCGATGCGGCGCAGCTGCCGCACCTCGCAAATCCGCCGGGCGATGCGACGGGAGTGGCGCTCCTCGCCGTAGGTGAAAATCAGGTTGGCCAGCTCCTCTTCCGGCAGGCTGTTCACGAGCTGGGCGGCGGTGACCTTCTGAGTCTGGTCCATCCGCATGTCCAGCGGGCCCTCGGTGGCGAAGGAGAAACCCCGCTCCGGGTCGAGGAGCTGGAGGGTGGAGACGCCCAGGTCCAGGAGCAGCCCGTGGATGGCGGTGATGCCCAGCCGGTTCAGGATGAGGGGCAGGTTCTTGAAGTTGTCGCGGCAGAAGGTGACTTGCTTGCCGAAGCCGTTCAGCCGGGTGGCGGCCAGCGTGAGCGCCTGCTCGTCGCGATCCACGGCCACCAGGCGGCCTTGCGGCGACAGGCGGCGGGCGATCAGCTCGGCGTGGCCGCCGTGGCCCACGGTGCCGTCCACGTAGAGGCCGTCCGGATCATGCACCAGATGCGCCACCGCTGCGTCCGCCAGGACGGTCCGGTGCTGGAGCGATGGTTCGGCGTTGCAGGTCAATAGTCCTTCCAATGACATGTGCATCGGATCAAATTCCAAATCCCTGCAGTTTCTCGAACACCTCGGGCGAAGGGAAGTCCTCCTCGGCCCGGCGGTCGGCATGCTGGCGGTCCATGACCACCAGGAAATTGATCCCGCCCATCACGGCCACTTCGGCGTTGAGACCCACCTTGTCGCGTAGGTGCTGTGGCAGGGCGAGGCGGCCCTGGTCGTCCACCGTGCGCTCGGCGCCGAAATAGTTGGCGGTCATGATGAAACGCTGTTTTTCGGGCATGGAGTCCGGCACGTCCATGAGGCGCTGTTCTTTCTGTTCCCAGACCTTGAGGGGGTAGATGCAGAGTTGGTGGTCGCGCAGCACCGTGAGAAACACGTCCGGTCCGTAGTCGCGGAACAGGCGCTCCCGGAAGACCG
Protein-coding regions in this window:
- the rsmH gene encoding 16S rRNA (cytosine(1402)-N(4))-methyltransferase RsmH, encoding MSLEGLLTCNAEPSLQHRTVLADAAVAHLVHDPDGLYVDGTVGHGGHAELIARRLSPQGRLVAVDRDEQALTLAATRLNGFGKQVTFCRDNFKNLPLILNRLGITAIHGLLLDLGVSTLQLLDPERGFSFATEGPLDMRMDQTQKVTAAQLVNSLPEEELANLIFTYGEERHSRRIARRICEVRQLRRIASTAELADIVERALGPRRPGQIHPATRTFQALRIAVNNELEGLGDLVQKMVDLLLPGGRLVVISFHSLEDRIVKRNFQLLAGHCICRRPPDLCGCPRRERVRLITRKPEVPTAEEIRLNPRARSAKMRVAERI
- a CDS encoding division/cell wall cluster transcriptional repressor MraZ — encoded protein: MFRGFEQAKIDEKGRLKVPAVFRERLFRDYGPDVFLTVLRDHQLCIYPLKVWEQKEQRLMDVPDSMPEKQRFIMTANYFGAERTVDDQGRLALPQHLRDKVGLNAEVAVMGGINFLVVMDRQHADRRAEEDFPSPEVFEKLQGFGI